A section of the bacterium genome encodes:
- the secF gene encoding protein translocase subunit SecF, which produces MQIFTDAHFDFIGRRRIAFLASGLVILAGIVSFIINGGFNLGIDFTGGVRVQVKFAEAISTDDLTKIRGGLDMDVYTQGTAADEVVIRNKVANTGEALAAAIVHRRDTVGHFTSFDELTQIDGFPAEYLGFFKENFDLDENPFAVTVGVETRPALNTADARVLATTIERMIERTTHTSISEVLSELRPPVGLPAGGSTAGLVNLNAPNSRSDYAKLLEPLMGIENAGLLADAFAGARNLGGIQTMRLLGDTAEVEQLARDAGLDSEAVNRLLAGSYLSGFEIQGVNVIGPKVGLELGTAAIYSVIAAMIGLLLYISLRFEFVFALGAIIALFHDVFVTLGIFSLLGKEINLAIIAAILTLIGYSLNDTIVVFDRIREDRKLLRRRTLEEIINKAINETLSRTILTSGTTLIVTLVLVLFGGSVIHDFALALTIGIIVGTYSSIFIAAPFVIGWYRMFKKAA; this is translated from the coding sequence TTGCAGATTTTCACCGACGCCCATTTCGATTTCATCGGCCGGCGGAGAATCGCCTTCCTCGCCTCCGGGTTGGTCATCCTGGCGGGCATCGTCAGCTTCATCATCAATGGGGGGTTCAACCTCGGCATTGACTTCACCGGCGGCGTGCGGGTCCAGGTCAAGTTCGCCGAGGCCATCTCTACCGATGACCTGACGAAAATCCGCGGCGGCCTCGACATGGACGTCTATACCCAGGGTACCGCCGCGGACGAGGTGGTCATCCGCAACAAGGTGGCGAACACGGGGGAGGCCCTGGCCGCCGCCATCGTCCACCGGCGGGATACCGTCGGGCACTTCACCTCCTTCGACGAGCTCACCCAGATAGATGGCTTCCCCGCGGAGTACCTGGGTTTCTTCAAGGAGAACTTCGATCTCGATGAGAACCCCTTCGCGGTGACCGTCGGCGTGGAGACGAGGCCCGCCCTCAACACCGCCGACGCGCGGGTGTTGGCCACCACCATCGAGCGGATGATCGAGCGGACGACCCACACCAGCATCAGCGAGGTTCTCTCCGAGCTGCGCCCACCGGTGGGGCTGCCCGCCGGGGGGTCCACCGCCGGCCTGGTGAACCTCAACGCCCCCAACTCCCGCTCGGATTACGCGAAGCTCCTCGAGCCCCTCATGGGCATCGAAAACGCCGGGCTCCTTGCCGATGCGTTCGCCGGGGCCCGGAACCTGGGCGGCATCCAGACCATGCGCCTCCTCGGGGACACCGCCGAGGTCGAGCAGCTGGCCCGGGACGCGGGGCTCGACTCCGAGGCCGTGAATCGGCTCCTCGCCGGGAGCTACCTTTCCGGTTTCGAGATCCAGGGCGTGAACGTCATCGGCCCCAAGGTGGGCCTGGAGCTGGGTACCGCGGCCATCTACTCGGTCATCGCCGCCATGATCGGGCTCCTGTTGTACATCTCCCTGCGCTTCGAGTTCGTCTTCGCCTTGGGGGCCATCATCGCCCTGTTCCACGACGTGTTCGTGACCCTGGGCATCTTCTCCCTGTTGGGCAAGGAGATCAACCTCGCCATCATCGCCGCCATTCTGACCCTGATCGGCTACTCCTTGAACGACACCATCGTCGTCTTCGACCGCATCCGCGAGGACCGCAAGCTCCTGCGGCGCAGGACGCTGGAGGAGATCATCAACAAAGCCATCAACGAGACCCTGTCGCGCACGATACTCACCTCGGGGACGACCCTGATCGTGACCCTGGTGCTCGTCCTCTTCGGGGGCAGCGTCATCCACGACTTTGCCCTGGCCCTGACCATCGGCATCATCGTGGGCACGTACTCCTCGATCTTCATCGCCGCGCCCTTCGTCATCGGCTGGTACCGGATGTTCAAGAAGGCGGCCTGA
- the secD gene encoding protein translocase subunit SecD — translation MARKRRFYGLIAWLVFAFALAFALPTTGVLDSLPPEVSQWMPVDKVKLGLDLSGGMVMRYEADMSNVPPGDEQVTLDTVLEIIRRRVDEFGVAEPEVEQIGDSGIVVRLPGINDTERAKKLIGERAVLEFMLVDSEGRLEKILSKASGYPVYRSVLSNVYNLGHGIYAPASMRNGLDKLINDRGLVSEYPGFRLALSVEQRLDKNSADYENEIAQSLTDAYGSPVESYYQIYLLDARRPIKGSDLTDAQYTRESQQGLPAVSFSFNYTGAEAFREVTGTHVGSQLAIILDDEVISAPVIEEEIPGEGIIRGNFTVDRAKDLAINLRNGALPVALNVVMEDTIGPSLGSDSIKYGVTAALVGLVLVMGFMIFWYRFSGVISVVALLFNMIIIIAALAIFGATLTLPGIAGIILTIGMAVDANVLIFERIREELRKGVRLGESGATKPAVAVATAINVGYDKAFITIFDSNITTLITAGVLYVLGTGAIRGFAVTLAIGILASMFTAILVTRAIFDFRIRRRHLTKLSI, via the coding sequence ATGGCGAGAAAGCGCCGGTTCTACGGACTCATCGCTTGGCTGGTCTTCGCCTTCGCCCTGGCCTTCGCCCTGCCGACCACCGGCGTCCTGGACAGCCTGCCCCCCGAGGTGTCCCAATGGATGCCCGTGGACAAGGTCAAGCTGGGCCTGGACCTCTCGGGCGGCATGGTGATGCGCTACGAGGCGGATATGTCCAACGTGCCCCCCGGCGACGAGCAGGTCACGCTGGACACCGTCCTGGAGATCATCCGCCGCCGGGTGGACGAGTTCGGCGTGGCCGAGCCCGAGGTGGAGCAGATAGGCGACTCGGGCATCGTCGTCCGGCTGCCGGGTATCAACGACACGGAACGGGCCAAGAAGCTCATCGGGGAGCGGGCGGTGCTCGAGTTCATGCTGGTGGACTCCGAGGGCCGGCTGGAGAAGATTCTGTCCAAGGCCTCCGGCTACCCCGTCTACCGATCGGTCCTGTCCAACGTCTACAACCTCGGGCACGGCATCTACGCCCCCGCTTCCATGAGGAACGGGCTGGACAAGCTGATCAACGACCGGGGGCTGGTCTCCGAATACCCCGGCTTCCGGCTGGCCCTTTCGGTGGAGCAGCGGCTGGACAAGAACTCCGCGGACTACGAGAACGAGATAGCGCAGAGCCTGACCGACGCGTACGGCTCCCCCGTGGAGAGCTACTATCAGATCTACCTCCTGGACGCCCGCCGCCCGATCAAGGGCTCCGACCTGACCGATGCCCAGTACACCCGCGAGAGCCAGCAGGGCCTGCCCGCCGTGAGCTTCTCCTTCAACTACACCGGCGCCGAGGCCTTCCGGGAGGTCACCGGCACCCACGTGGGAAGTCAGCTGGCCATCATCCTGGACGACGAGGTCATCTCGGCCCCGGTCATCGAGGAGGAGATTCCCGGCGAGGGCATCATCCGGGGCAACTTCACCGTGGATCGGGCCAAGGATCTGGCGATCAACCTGCGCAACGGGGCCCTGCCGGTGGCCTTGAACGTGGTCATGGAGGACACCATCGGGCCGAGTCTGGGCTCGGACTCGATCAAGTACGGCGTGACGGCGGCCCTCGTGGGGCTCGTGCTGGTGATGGGCTTCATGATCTTCTGGTATCGTTTCTCCGGCGTTATCTCCGTCGTGGCCCTCTTGTTCAACATGATCATCATCATCGCCGCGCTGGCCATTTTTGGCGCCACCCTCACCCTGCCCGGCATCGCCGGCATCATCCTCACCATCGGCATGGCCGTGGACGCCAACGTGCTCATCTTCGAGCGCATCCGCGAGGAGCTGCGCAAGGGCGTGCGGCTGGGCGAGTCGGGCGCGACCAAGCCCGCGGTGGCGGTGGCCACGGCCATCAACGTCGGATACGACAAGGCCTTCATCACCATCTTCGACTCCAACATCACCACACTCATCACCGCCGGTGTGCTTTACGTCCTGGGCACGGGGGCTATCCGGGGCTTCGCGGTCACGCTGGCCATCGGCATCCTGGCCAGCATGTTCACCGCGATCCTCGTGACCCGGGCGATATTCGACTTCCGCATACGTCGCCGGCACCTGACGAAGCTTTCCATCTAG